The Chitinivibrionales bacterium DNA segment CGCTTTTGTTCCACTTTCTTCAGAGACCAACACCTACGGGCACCGTCAGCCCGACCCCTATGACAACCATAACTATGGTTTTACGATGGAGTTTCATGCTTATTTTACCTATGTTGAAGGGGCGAATCAGACTTTTACGTTCAGTGGTGATGATGATGTCTGGGTGTTTATCAACGACAGCCTGGTTATTGATATTGCGGGTGTTCACAGTGCAATTACAGATTCGGTCAACCTCGATGAGATCGCGCCGGGCTTTCTGGAGGATGGGGAGACCTATATTTTTGATTTCTTTTTCGCCGAACGTCACACATCCAAATCCCGGTGCTATATTACCACCAGTATCCCGATACTCGAACCCGAACGCACAAAAATAGTCAAGGCCAAAATCCGAGATTTCAAGGAAAAGAATACTATCGACACCACGGGTATGCACCCCGATTTCAATTATTACACATGCGGACCTGTCCCTGGAATGGTTCAGCCGAAAATCGCCACCACGGTACCGAACTCTCCCTTTCCCGGGGATAACCGCCAGATAGTGCTCAAACAGGGCGCGCAATGCGCTACCTCGACATCCAATTTCGGTCATTGGTACAATGATTACAAGGGAATAAACCGTCCATTCTATATCGATATTGCCTTTGACGAAGTTCCCGGTGAACCCGGCGTATATGGTATATCATTTCCTTCATTTTTCCCTATCGACAATGATTCCGACTGGACGCCGGCCTATCCCGGCGGCCCGGACCCCTACGGCCATCTTCAAACAAGCCATCCCGAACACAATTATGGTTTTACAACAGAGATACACACACAGATTACCTACCTCGAAGGAACCGGTCAATTTTTTATTTTCAGGGGTGATGACGACGTCTGGGTGTTTGTTAACGACAGTCTGGTGATGGACCTCGGCGGGGTCCATTCGGCAATCGCCGATACCATCCGGCTCGACAGCCTTCCGGATGGTTTCCTGAAAAACGGTCATGTTTACCCCTTCGACTTTTTCCACGCCGAACGCTATATCCCCGATTCCCGGGTCACCATAAAAACCAATTTCCAGCTTGACACCTACGTATTCGAGGGAATTACCACCTTTGTCCAGTTCTCCAATTATGAAGATTTTTCCGATGTCGATTCACTCAATCTTTACCGAAAAGCGAGT contains these protein-coding regions:
- a CDS encoding fibro-slime domain-containing protein, translated to MYPNCPRNTYKGGIYDTISIGDSSDYRFDERNPKLKDETVDPPCYHGTDEFDQWYNDVSGVNRPFQVMLPFLRDEDGILYYWNENFFPIDDDSAFVPLSSETNTYGHRQPDPYDNHNYGFTMEFHAYFTYVEGANQTFTFSGDDDVWVFINDSLVIDIAGVHSAITDSVNLDEIAPGFLEDGETYIFDFFFAERHTSKSRCYITTSIPILEPERTKIVKAKIRDFKEKNTIDTTGMHPDFNYYTCGPVPGMVQPKIATTVPNSPFPGDNRQIVLKQGAQCATSTSNFGHWYNDYKGINRPFYIDIAFDEVPGEPGVYGISFPSFFPIDNDSDWTPAYPGGPDPYGHLQTSHPEHNYGFTTEIHTQITYLEGTGQFFIFRGDDDVWVFVNDSLVMDLGGVHSAIADTIRLDSLPDGFLKNGHVYPFDFFHAERYIPDSRVTIKTNFQLDTYVFEGITTFVQFSNYEDFSDVDSLNLYRKASQTLYIQVYDDSRTKGVDTTEIELNGPNGETETVTLIESGTGTYIGSIEYG